ACTAAACATGGGGCAGGTCAAGGGGGGAAAACTTAGCACTTTCAGCCTCTCTAACCTGCCCCTCTCTTATCCCGAACTGACGTTAATCCATAGGTGGGATCAGCAATAGTCCTAGCTCGTCCTACGCGCTACGCGCTAGGAAACATTGCCTCGATTACGAGGCTGTACTGCAGTCACCTCATCAAATAAACCGAGGATCGGCCCTAACATCGCCCCAAAGACAAATCCGCCTGCGTGCGCCCAGTAGGCAATGCCGCCGCCCTGCATGCCCACATTTGTGGTGACATCCAGACTGACTAAGCCATAGAGCGCTTGCTGTACGAACCAAAAGCCTAAAAAGAGAATGGCCGGAATTCGCAGCGTTGTAATGAAAATACCGATGGGAATCAGAGTCAGAATATTCACCCTAGGATAGCGAAGGATGTATGCCCCCATGACGCCTGCGATCGCCCCACTGGCCCCCAGCGATGGAATTTCTGAAAACGGTGAGAAGTACCATTGGGTTAAGCCCGCCAGGACTCCACAGGTCAGATAGAAAAAGAGGAACCGCACCCGCCCCAACTGCTCCTCCAAATTATTGCCGAAAATCCAAAGGTAAAGCATGTTGCCGCCCAGGTGGAGCAATCCGGCATGGAGAAACTGAGAGGTGATTAGCGTTGTCCATTCGCGAATCTTATACTCCGTCATGCCGCCCGACAGTTCTAAACTCTGGGTTAAGGTTTTGGGAACCACGGCCCAGGCCTCAAAGAATTCTGTGAGAGCCTCGGACGGCAGCGACGCTTCGTACAGAAACGCCACCACATTCAGCGCAATCAGTGCATAGGTCACGTAGGGCGTAATTCGGATCGGGTTAAAGTCTTTCAGCGGAACCACGGGTGGCTATCTCAATGCAATAAACATCTCTTTGCAGCGTACTGGATTTTGGAGGTTATGCCTTTCTATCGTAAGAACGACCTCTCGCCCACCCCTAGGGTAGTTCCTTCCAAGCCTGCACCAGAATGTCATTGAGCAGACAGCGCATTTGCGGATCGAGAAGCTGGTGATCCATCAACACCTCAGCGGTCAGATCATCTAAGGACTGACCTTGCGATCGCGCAATCTGAATCACGCCAGCGATCGCCGCAGCTACCAGATCGTTGTCTACAGGTTTGTGGCGCAGTGCACTTATTTCTTCTAGGTTCTCTGGGATGGGATAATTCATATTTAGAACATCAACGGACGATAGCTGGCTCTCAGACTGTCCTTCATAGGGATCAAAGTTTTGTAAACTTTTTTAAGGGTTTTCAATGTAAACGGAAGTGTAACGCACTTTTATATCGTTTGAGATCATCTTTAGACCCAATTTTTTGGAGTTTGCCACATTAACATGCGAGAGGTTTTGTATATCGAGGTTCCCACCGCAGCTAGCGACGCGGTTTGCCAATGGCTCCACACAACCTATAAGCCATTCGCAGGGCAACCCCATCCCACACCGAGCGGCCTGCGTCTGGTCTTCCCGGCCTCGTCTACTCGGTCAGGAAGCGCTGAATTACCGGATGAGTTGGCGATCGTTATCTGGTCGGTACAGCGCACAACCTATCTCAAAGTATTTCGATGGGCGACCCAACCCGCACCCCAAGAGGCACAAATTTTACAGCACCTCACTCAGGGTATCCGCACCGCGTTTCCGCCTCAGTATCCCGCACCTCCGGTCATTGACTTATCCCAGCACTCGATTTTTGAAGCCCTAGCGCCCTATTACCCTAAAACCGTAGCCTTTTTTCAGCGGTTTCCGAATGGCGAGTACGACCTCACCCGCGCCTACTGGTGGGAGCAACGATGGCGCGATCGCGTCCGTAATCCCCAAACGCCCACGCCAATTGTGCAGCAAGTCTCGGAGGCCACCCTGCCCAACCTCACCACGCCGATGTACGACCTCATCTATATCGGTGGCGCGTTGGGTGTGATCCATGCAGCGGTGATGGCGCAGCGGGGATATCGGGTGCTGCTCGTCGAGCGGCTCCCCTTTGGGCGGATGAATCGGGAGTGGAACATTTCTCGACAAGAATTTCAAAGCCTGATCGATCTTGGCCTGTTTACCCCTAGCGAATTTGAAGGGCTGATTGCCTGCGAGTACGAGGACGGATTCCACAAATTCTTTGATGCCAACAATCCGCCCCAAGCCAAAGCTCCGATTCTCCATACGCCCACGGTGCTCAACATCGCGCTCGATTCGGAAAAGCTGCTGCGCCTGTGCGGGGAGAAACTGCGGGCTGCCGGGGGCGAGATTTGGGATGAAACGGAGTTTAAGCAGGCGGATATTTCGGCTGAACGAGTGGTTGTTCACGCCGTTGGTGCAGATGGAGGCGATCGCAGCGCCCAGGGTCGCCTACTCGTAGATGCCATGGGCACCGCCTCCCCGATTGCGTGGCAGCTCAACGGTGGACGAGCCTTTGACAGCGTTTGTCCCACGGTGGGAGCCGTGATCGATGGCGGTTTTGAACCGGGGGTTTGGGATTCTCGCTATGGGGATGTGCTGAATAGTCATGGGGACATCTCGCGGGGACGGCAGTTAATCTGGGAACTGTTTCCGGGCAAAGGGAACGAACTCACCTTCTACCTGTTCCACTACCATCAAGTCCATCCCGACAATCCAGGCTCCCTTCTGGAGATGTACGAAGACTTTTTCACGATCCTGCCAGAGTATCGCCGCTGCGACATGGATCACCTGGTTTGGAAGAAAGCGACCTTTGGCTACATTCCGGGACACTTCAGCACCAGCGATCGCGATCGCCAGGTGGCCTTCGATCGCTTGGTTGCCATTGGGGATGCCGCGTCGTTACAGTCTCCCTTGGTCTTTACCGGGTTTGGCTCTCTGGTGCGCAATTTGTCGCGGTTAACCCATCTGCTCGATACGGCGCTCCGTCATGATTTGCTTGCGGCCAAGTACCTGGATCAAATTCGCGCCTACCAGAGCAACATTGCCGTCACTTGGCTCTTTTCCAAAGGCATGATGGTGCCCACCGGACGGGCAATCGCCCCTCAACGGATCAACGCCATGCTGAACACTTTCTTTGGCATTTTGGCGAGCGAACCTCCAGAGATTGCCGACCAATTCGTCAAAGATCGGGTAAGTTGGTTAGGGTTTAATCGGATGGCTCTGACGGCGGCTTGGCAGAATCCGGCACTTCTGCTCTGGATCTGGGAACTGGCAGGCCCCCGGGATATGGTGCGCTGGATGAGGAGTTACCTCACCTTTACCGTCACCGCACTGATGGGCTGGCTTTTGGGGTGGTTACCGAATTTCACCCTGCGGATTCAGCCCTGGTGCGAGAAGCAGTATCCCGCGCTGTGGTTTTGGCTCCTAGCCCGCGCCTACGCTGTCACCGATGGATTAGGACGTCCCGCCAAGCTGAACCTCCCCTTACAGCAAGTCGCTGGGGCTGAGCCAGAAAGAATGGGGCGATCGCCCACCCTGGAAAACGTTCAAGATTCGTGATCGAGCGGTCAGATTCGTCTTTAATTTTATTCGTAAACCCGATGTTAATGGAACTTTAACCTGGACTAAATCAGGAGATTACCCAATGCTGACATTGCAAACCTATCGTAGTGTGTGATGTTGCATACATTGGATATAGATGCCATGATTTACGCCCCAATTTTTGAGGCATCTCCGCAGCCCGATCTTCGTCAAATTTTAGAAACCCTCTATCAGGGGCGTACGCTCCTCCCCTACAGTTCTGGGCAGATGATTGACCTTTATCCCGATGAGGTTGTGATCGTCTGTCGCGGCATTGTTCAGCTCGGCACCCTCTACGACAGTGGCGACGAGGCGTTACTTGGGCTAGCCTGTCCTTCCATGCCCTTTGGCATGCCCCTCACCCTCATTCGTCCCTATCAGGCTCAGGCCTTAACGGATGTTGATGTCATGCGCCTCAAACTCTACGAAGTTGAACAGTCCCCTGAGTTAGCAGTCGGCATTTTCCGGCAGGCCATGCGTCGCATTCAGCAAACGGAAGCGATTCTGGCATTGGTTGGGCATCGTCGCGTGGAGGATCGTCTGCGCCATTTTCTGCACTTGCTTAAGGAACAGGTCGGCCAAGCGGTGGACGGAGGCACTCGCCTTTCGGTGCGCCTGACGCATCAACAAATGGCTAATGCTATTGGCACAACTCGCGTCACTGTAACGCGCCTACTCAGTGCGTTCAAAGCGGAGGGATGGCTTGCGATGGATCCAAATCGGCATATGATCATGCGGGATTTGCAGAACTAGCGAACCAACGCAGTCCAACCCATGCTCTAGCGGCAGGCATCGCACCGGATGCGTTTCACGTCTATTTTGCACCAGAATCCTAGGCCACCCAACGCGGTATGGCGTTTTGCAGACTTAAACGTTAGTTAAGTGTCGCTCCGGTTTCTACTTAACCAAAAATCCAGTCACGGACTCGGATCATGCTTTTCCAGTTCGGCTTCCGAGTGAGGGCATCCTCAAAGTTATTCTGAACTTCATCGCGCAATTCCTCCGAGGCCATGCAAATTTGAGTCGCGATTTCAACGTGTGCCCGCACGCCTGTCTTCGCCGTTTCCAGCATGGCCACCGCAAGGTTCACCCGTGCCTGGGGATCTTGGGGATTGATCTTCACCGCTTTGGAGGCGGCTTTATAGGCTTGGGTGGGCTTGCTATCCAGAAGGTAAAGCCACGCAAGGCACGTCCAAGCCGAGCTACTTTTGGGCGATCGCTCACACACCTCTTTAAAGAGTGGAATCAAGGTATCAGGAGACTCTCCAGCCTGGTAGCGCTCAAGGCCGTGGTCAAATAATTCGTCAATAGTTTGAGTCATGAACCGTCGAATTTAGCGTTGTGTAGACGTTTGGCGAGGCATAAACCCCGTAACCTAAACCATCTTATCTCTTCGGACGATACCCACAGCACAACCGCACAGGTTTTTTCAGGACAAAACCTGTGCGGACTTGGATCTTCGGGCAATGCAGGTGCAGGGTTGCTCGTTAAGAGGTGAAGGACTTGCCACACCCGCAGGTTTGACTCGCATTCGGATTCGTAAACTGAAATCCGCCACCGATCAGGGAGTTGCTGTAATCCAACATCAGCCCGTATAGGTACAACATGCTTTTGGGATCGCAGACGACCTTGAAGCCATCGTAGTCAAATACTTCATCGTCTTCACGAATATTGTTGGGGTCTTCAAAGTCCATCATGTAGGACATGCCCGAACATCCCCCCTGCCGAACCCCTACGCGCAGGCAGAGATCCTTGCCTTGAGCTTCTCGGAGCGCCAAGACATGCTTCAGAGCGGCGTCCGACATCATGATGCCGCGTTGCTGTGATGGGGTTGCCTGTGTCATTTGTGCCAACAACTCCTTTTTTTACTATTCTAATGGTAACGGATTCATGGCTCTGCTTGTATTCGTTTGATGATTGAAAATTGCCGCCGCACTCCACAGACTATTCTTTTGCTTGCGGTATAACTAGGGCACAGCACGCCTTCAAACCTACCTGGCTTTATGACTTCTCTTAACCGTTCTACCTCGCGCCGACTCCAGAAACTACCGCAGACCCCTAATGTATGGGAAGGCGATCGCTGTGCCTTATCCCCTGCTATCAAGATCAAAGATGATCCTGAAAATACTCCTAAAGACTGCATTTTGTGGGTCGATGGCAGTGATGCCGTGGTGCGATCGCTCGAAATGGTGTCTGCCGAAACGGGCTACGAAGCGGTGGTGCGCGCCCTACTGCGAGCAATGGAATCCCCGAACCCGCCTGCGACGCCCGGTCGTCCCCAGAAGATCGTGGTGCGCGATCGCGAGCTTCAGTTTTACCTGCGCGGGGTGTTGCAAGACCTGAAGATTGCCGTCGAGTACGCCGCTGACTTGCCGATCATTGACGAAATTCAGCAAAGCCTTCAAAGTTTTTTGGGCACCGCCGAACCGATCCAGCTTCCGGCAGGATACGCGGTTCCGCTCCTCACTGCCGCCCGCGACATCTGGGCAACGGCTCCCTGGCAAAATTTGGATGATGCTAAGACGTTTGCCGTTGAGCTTGATTCCGAAGATGTGGGCACGCTCTACGTTTCACTGCTGGGGATGCTGGGGGAAGAATACGGCGTACTGCTCTACCGTTCGGTAGAGTCCTTAAAATCATTCCGTGAGAAGATTCTGCGTCCGGGCGCGACCCCCATGGCGATGGAGGAAGCCTTTTTAGAACAGGACTGCTTTTTCATGAACTATGAACCTGTGGACGAAGCAGAACTGTTTGCTGCCGAGTCACCGGAGGAGCGCGATCGCCTTGAGGAACTCCAAGAGGCCATGAGCGTAACCGGGATGATGCCGTCCTTTGGGATTTTGCATCCCTTAGAGGGCATGCGCCAAACGCTGTATGCCGAAGAAGCTGCGATCCTGTCCATTGCCCTGGATGCCCTAAATCGCTTTTTCCAGAAGCATTTGTCTAGCCTGGATATGGATCGCTTCCCGAAAAAGAGCGGCACGTATCGCATTCCTGATCCCATCCAGCCGAAGAAAACCGTATCGGTGACTGTATCCACGATGCCCGATCTATCGGCGGAACTAGAGGCAATGGCTCCTTCCGAGGAAGACGGGGAAGGCCTGTTGGATAACCTGGACACGCTGCGAGAACTTTTGATGTCGGCTGGCTTTCCGGTTCCGCCCAGTATGCCCGCCCTTCGGGATGACCTGCTTCCTGAAGGTGCATTTTATAGCCTGGGTTCTATTCCCTGGGACGTGCTGGATATTGTTCGGATGACGGTCAAGCATCACCAAAAGGCCGAGAAGAAGTTTCCCACCACCGCCGATGGATTTCCCGTGATCATGATCCAAACATCTCGTCCCAAAGCGCAAAAACTGATTGAGGCGTTGACAGAGGCTGAGGGCGTTAAGGCGATCGCCTTTAACCCAGGAGAAGACCCTTACTCTGGAATTCGGTACGACTTGGGCATTATCCAAACCGAAGATGGCGATATGCACCTCTTTGGCGAGTTTGATGCCGATGAAGCGACCCATATCCAAGCCCGCAAAAAATGGGATCAGCGCTGTAAGAAAACCAAAGGGCATTGCGGTTTGATTATTGCCCGTGGCGTTACGGGGGCAGCACGCGGAAACCCAGGCCCCCAGGACATGATGGCGCTGTACGAGGTGCGATCGCTCACCGGGAAAGACCTCGGTTTAGGCCCCCTGAAACTCATGCCTCAGTTCTAATTGTCACAAATCGCAATCATCGTCTGAAGAACTGTAACAGTTCCTGAACGAACTTCGATATGGGTCAAATCTGGATGATAGGATTTCGGAAAACTGTTCAGAGAAAAGTTCATGACAGAAGCGCTTACTGGACAAACTCCTAAATTTGGCGGCAGCACTGGCGGCTTGCTGACCAAGGCCGAAACCGAAGAAAAGTACGCAATTACCTGGACCAGTTCTAAGGAACAGGTGTTTGAAATGCCTACGGGCGGAGCAGCCGTTATGAACGAGGGAGAGAATCTTTTGTATCTCGCTCGTAAAGAACAGTGCCTAGCACTGGGACGGCAGCTTCGAACCAAATTTAAGCCTAGAATCGAGGACTACAAAATTTACCGAATTTTCCCATCGGGGGAAACTCAGTATCTCCATCCGGCGGATGGTGTATTCCCTGAGAAGGTGAATGAGGGTCGTGGCCCTGTCAATAGCGTTCCTCGCAATATTGGCAGCAACCCCGAACCTGCAACCGTTAAGTTTAGTGGGAAAGCCACCTACGAACCTTAACTTGCCACCCTTGGCAAATCTTGGGAAGTACATTTAAAGTCCTTTTCGATAGTTATAGACGGAGGTGGATTAGTCCATCTCCGTTTTTTAATGCGCGGTTGGTTGGGCGATCGCCCCATTTTTCGTGATTTGTGATGCTGACCAATCCTCAGAATTGAGTCATAGTGATACTAAGCACCCCCATTCATCAGCCCTTGCCGAGCATCTACAAACGCTTTCTACAAACGCTTCAAGACCCCTAATGCGAGATTGCGAGGGGTACTGATGAAGTTAACGGATAAACACCGCCGATCGAACCTCAACAGAATTTCAACGTCTGTATGGAATCCAAAGTTTCCGACCGAGTTGCCGCCTTTATTCTGCGTCAAAATCGCAACTCCCGTTACGAGTTGCTGATGTTTCGCCCTTTGGATCGGGAAAAGGATTCGATTCAGCTACCGGGCGGAGGGGTCGATCCCGGAGAATCGCTAGAACAAGCCCTTCATCGCGAAATTCATGAGGAAACTGGGCTGACCAACCTACCAATTGTCCGCAAATTGGGAGTTTTTGAGCGGTGCTGGCTGGATACGGGTAACACGAGTCGCCGCCACTGTTTTTTGTTGAAAACCGTATCGGAAACCCCCGATGAATGGGTTCACGTTGTTCACGGCAATGGTTCGGATGCGGGCCTGCGATTTTTCTATTTCTGGCATCGTCCTAGCCTTAACTTTCCCCTTTCCCACTCGTGGCGCTACTTTTTGAGTCCACGCTATATCCCTGAGCTTTTTGATACCGAACGGTAGAGGCGTCATTCGTAAGAGAGATAGAGGAGAATTACGACGATTTTCTCTAGGATGAAAGAAAGTCATTTCGGCGCGATCGCCCCTTTTGCGATGATCTCTACTCCGTCCCCAAAATCTTCGATCCTGATGCCCTGGCTAACACTGGCGGCAATTGTGGGTACATTTATCGTCAATGTTCTCTCCAATATCTACCCCCTCAACGGGATGAGCATTGGTGAACTATCCAACACAATGTTCGCTGACGTCCTGATCACCCCGGCTAACTATGCCTTTGCCATTTGGGGGGTCATTTACCTGGGGCTCTTTGCCTTTGGCACCTATCAAGTAGCGCCTGCCCAACGCTCTAACTCCACCCTCACCCCCATTCGTCCGTGGGTGATTGCTGCCTGCGTCGCTCAGATTGTCTGGGTGTACCTGTTTCTCTCACGCCTGTTTGTCGGATCGCTGGTCGCTATGATCGCGATTTTGGTTTCACTGATCATGGTCTACCTCCAATGCCAGCGGGCAGAACGCCTCACACGAGCCGATCGACAGTTGATGAATCTGCCGTTCAGTATCTATTTGGGCTGGATTTCCGTGGCCACCGTAGTCAACGGGGCGATCGCCCTCTATAGCGTCGGTTGGACAGGCGGTGGCCTTGCACCTGCGGTGTGGACAGCGGTGATGCTGGTCGTGAGTGGGGCGATCGCCCTTGTCTTACTCTGTCAATACCGCGATATCGCGTTTCCTGGGGTTGTGATTTGGGCGGCAGTGGCGATCGCCCTCCGACAGGCAGCAATTCCCACGATCGCCTGGACGGCGTGGGGGGTAGCGATTGGGTTGGGACTGGCGATCGCCGTTTCAACCTTGATCTACCCAACCAACGTGCCACGGTCGCGGATCTAGCGCTCACTGAATGCCCCAGCGTCGTCGCCAGTTCGACGTGGATTCGCGATCGGTTGCCTGCTGCTGTTCCTGCGCATGGCGAGCCAGAATTTCGGCGGCAGAATCGGCCAACGTCGGATCACGGTAAGGAATAGCGGCACAGGTGCGTAGATGCTCTTGCTCCATCACGGATAGAGGAATCAGTTCGGCGGCATGATGCTGGGCAACGGTTCCCTGCGACCATTCATGGGGTAAATGGTCAGCATCGGTAAGGGGCAGGGTGCCGATGTGGAGTCCGGCTTCCTGCATGGCGGCACGAACGGACGCCGAGCGGGAATAGGTGGCTAAGGTTCCCTTTGGCGAAAGGCAAGCGGCCACCTGCTGAAAAAATTCCACGGTCCAAAGTTGGGGACAGCGACGCGGCGAAAAGGGATCGAACAGAATAGCATCCGCCACAAATCCGGTTTGGGCGAGCTGCTGAATCGTTTGCCGCGCATCGCCAATCCAGAGTTTCGCTTGAAGATTTGGCCATTCGCACCCGTAATCCTGGGCGATCGCCCGTAAGGCATGCTGTACTGGACTAGACCAGCTTTCCAAAAGCGGAGGGGCGATCGCCGCTAGGGGCACCGTCGCATCCAGTTCCAAACCGACGACCTCAACCCGACAAGTGGGATTCACCGCCCAGATGGTCTCCAGGGCAGCGGCGGTGTTGTAGCCCAGTCCATAGCACACATCCAAAATCCGCACCGTTTTTGCTGCCGCACGCTGGATCAGTTGGGTCGCTTGGGC
This genomic window from Synechococcales cyanobacterium T60_A2020_003 contains:
- a CDS encoding rhomboid family intramembrane serine protease, which gives rise to MVPLKDFNPIRITPYVTYALIALNVVAFLYEASLPSEALTEFFEAWAVVPKTLTQSLELSGGMTEYKIREWTTLITSQFLHAGLLHLGGNMLYLWIFGNNLEEQLGRVRFLFFYLTCGVLAGLTQWYFSPFSEIPSLGASGAIAGVMGAYILRYPRVNILTLIPIGIFITTLRIPAILFLGFWFVQQALYGLVSLDVTTNVGMQGGGIAYWAHAGGFVFGAMLGPILGLFDEVTAVQPRNRGNVS
- a CDS encoding flavin-dependent dehydrogenase, giving the protein MREVLYIEVPTAASDAVCQWLHTTYKPFAGQPHPTPSGLRLVFPASSTRSGSAELPDELAIVIWSVQRTTYLKVFRWATQPAPQEAQILQHLTQGIRTAFPPQYPAPPVIDLSQHSIFEALAPYYPKTVAFFQRFPNGEYDLTRAYWWEQRWRDRVRNPQTPTPIVQQVSEATLPNLTTPMYDLIYIGGALGVIHAAVMAQRGYRVLLVERLPFGRMNREWNISRQEFQSLIDLGLFTPSEFEGLIACEYEDGFHKFFDANNPPQAKAPILHTPTVLNIALDSEKLLRLCGEKLRAAGGEIWDETEFKQADISAERVVVHAVGADGGDRSAQGRLLVDAMGTASPIAWQLNGGRAFDSVCPTVGAVIDGGFEPGVWDSRYGDVLNSHGDISRGRQLIWELFPGKGNELTFYLFHYHQVHPDNPGSLLEMYEDFFTILPEYRRCDMDHLVWKKATFGYIPGHFSTSDRDRQVAFDRLVAIGDAASLQSPLVFTGFGSLVRNLSRLTHLLDTALRHDLLAAKYLDQIRAYQSNIAVTWLFSKGMMVPTGRAIAPQRINAMLNTFFGILASEPPEIADQFVKDRVSWLGFNRMALTAAWQNPALLLWIWELAGPRDMVRWMRSYLTFTVTALMGWLLGWLPNFTLRIQPWCEKQYPALWFWLLARAYAVTDGLGRPAKLNLPLQQVAGAEPERMGRSPTLENVQDS
- a CDS encoding Crp/Fnr family transcriptional regulator, yielding MIYAPIFEASPQPDLRQILETLYQGRTLLPYSSGQMIDLYPDEVVIVCRGIVQLGTLYDSGDEALLGLACPSMPFGMPLTLIRPYQAQALTDVDVMRLKLYEVEQSPELAVGIFRQAMRRIQQTEAILALVGHRRVEDRLRHFLHLLKEQVGQAVDGGTRLSVRLTHQQMANAIGTTRVTVTRLLSAFKAEGWLAMDPNRHMIMRDLQN
- a CDS encoding iron-sulfur cluster assembly accessory protein, translating into MTQATPSQQRGIMMSDAALKHVLALREAQGKDLCLRVGVRQGGCSGMSYMMDFEDPNNIREDDEVFDYDGFKVVCDPKSMLYLYGLMLDYSNSLIGGGFQFTNPNASQTCGCGKSFTS
- a CDS encoding photosystem I reaction center subunit II: MTEALTGQTPKFGGSTGGLLTKAETEEKYAITWTSSKEQVFEMPTGGAAVMNEGENLLYLARKEQCLALGRQLRTKFKPRIEDYKIYRIFPSGETQYLHPADGVFPEKVNEGRGPVNSVPRNIGSNPEPATVKFSGKATYEP
- a CDS encoding NUDIX domain-containing protein produces the protein MESKVSDRVAAFILRQNRNSRYELLMFRPLDREKDSIQLPGGGVDPGESLEQALHREIHEETGLTNLPIVRKLGVFERCWLDTGNTSRRHCFLLKTVSETPDEWVHVVHGNGSDAGLRFFYFWHRPSLNFPLSHSWRYFLSPRYIPELFDTER
- a CDS encoding tryptophan-rich sensory protein, whose product is MISTPSPKSSILMPWLTLAAIVGTFIVNVLSNIYPLNGMSIGELSNTMFADVLITPANYAFAIWGVIYLGLFAFGTYQVAPAQRSNSTLTPIRPWVIAACVAQIVWVYLFLSRLFVGSLVAMIAILVSLIMVYLQCQRAERLTRADRQLMNLPFSIYLGWISVATVVNGAIALYSVGWTGGGLAPAVWTAVMLVVSGAIALVLLCQYRDIAFPGVVIWAAVAIALRQAAIPTIAWTAWGVAIGLGLAIAVSTLIYPTNVPRSRI